The nucleotide window GTAGGTCTCATCCACGACAAGCGCCAGCCCGTGGGCGCGGGCGAGGTCGAAGAACGCCCGCAGAAGGGGGGCCGGATATTCCACGCCCGCCGGATTGTTCGGGGAGACGAGCACGATGGCCTTGGTGTCGGGCGTGATCAGCGCCGCCGCACGCTCCGGATCCGGTAGCAGATCGTCGCCCGTGGGCAGGTAGGCCGCGCGTATGCCGGCCATGTCGAGCCACATCTGGTGGTTGAAGTAATAGGGTAGGGGGACGATCACCTCATCCCCCGCGCGGGCCAGCGTGGCGATGGTGGAGGTGAAGGCCTGGTTGCAGCCCGCCGTGACCGCGACCTGGTCAGACGTGACGCTGCCGCCGTAGTTTGCGGACCATTGCGACGCCAGTTCGGTGCGCAGGTCCATGCGCCCCAGGACGGGGCCGTAAAGATGCGCCGCCGGATCGGTTAGGATCGCGTCGGCCATGGCCTGCATCAGGCCCTCGGGCGGGGGATCGACCGGGGCGGCCTGGCTGAGGTTGAGAAGCGGGCGGTGGGCCGGGAAGTTCCTGCCGTCCACCCAGCGGCGCGCCTCCATCACCGGGGGGGCGAAGGTATGCGTGAAATTCGGGTTGGTGGGTTGCATCGCAGGCCCTTCCGAATGCGGCGCGCCCGTTACCCGTGGCCCCTGGCCGGTGCGGTCAGCGGGCGCGCGGGTCAGGCATCAGAACGGGATTTCGTCGTCCAGATCGGAATTGCCGCCGAAACCGCCGCCGCCGCCCTGGCCACCGCCGCTGCCGCCGCGATCGTCGGACGGGCCGCCGAAACTGCCGCGATCGTCATAGCCACCGCCGCTGTCGCCGCCGCCGTAACCACCGCCACCGCCGCCGCCATCGCGACCGTCAAGCATCGTGAGCGTGCCGCCGTAGCCTTGCAGAACGACTTCCGTGGAATAGCGGTCCTG belongs to Hasllibacter sp. MH4015 and includes:
- a CDS encoding aminotransferase; amino-acid sequence: MQPTNPNFTHTFAPPVMEARRWVDGRNFPAHRPLLNLSQAAPVDPPPEGLMQAMADAILTDPAAHLYGPVLGRMDLRTELASQWSANYGGSVTSDQVAVTAGCNQAFTSTIATLARAGDEVIVPLPYYFNHQMWLDMAGIRAAYLPTGDDLLPDPERAAALITPDTKAIVLVSPNNPAGVEYPAPLLRAFFDLARAHGLALVVDETYRDFHSAPGAPHDLFRDPDWDDTLIHLYSFSKAYRLTGHRVGAIMASPARLAEVEKFLDTVAICPPQIGQIGALWGMRNLGDWLAGERLEILARRDAITQGFARLPDWTLMGCGAYFAYVRHPFDARSDAVARDLVDRASLLILPGTMFGPARAQGGSGQAEATLRIAFANADRTGISDLIDRLGTLTA